The Myxococcales bacterium region GGCGAGCTTCGGCGCTCGCGACGCGGGAGAGCCGCTCGAGCTCCTCCCAAGTCTCCTCGTCGCCAATGTTCTCCGCGAGGAGCTTGGCGGTGGTGTCGAGGGCCGCGGCGTAGTTCTCTTCCTGCTCCTCGTGAAGCTTGGCGAGACGACGGAGCAACTCGACGCGCTCGGAGGCCTCGTCGGAGACGGCCAGCCGCGCCTCGATGGTCGCCATGACCTTGCGCCAATCGAGGCGCGCCATGTAGACGTCTTCGAGGATCGATGCGGCGCGGAACGCGTGCTCTGGCGTCGCCATGAGCGCCTCAAGCGCCGATACCGTCGCCGCGTGTTGGCCATCGAGGCGCAGCGCTTGTTCGTACTGGTCGAAGGCGCGCTCCGCATCCGACAACTTCGTCTGCAGCACCTGACCGAGGCCAAAGTGCAACGTCGCGCGTCGTTCGGCCGCCGGCCCGAGGCCGATCTGCCGCTCGTAGATCGCCACGAGGTCGTCCCACCGCTCCGTTTGCGTGAGGAGTCGCTCAAGCGCGGCGAAGGCGTCGGCTTCCGGCGTCAGGTCGACGATCGCTTGGTAGACGTCGATGGCCGCGGGGACGTCGCTCAACGTACCCTCGAGCAGGCGTGCCTCCTTGAAGAGCAGGCGCTTCTTGTCCGCGTCGCTCGTTGCCGTGGCGGCGCGACGACGCAGCACGTCGAGGAGCGCGGGATGTTCTCCGCTCTCTTCGTAGATTGTCTCGAGGGCAGAGAGCGCCTCGGACTCGTCTGCGCGAAGCTCTAGCGCTCGCCGGTAGTACGTGCGCGCGCGACCGGCGTCGGCGAGCTTGGCGCGGGCCATGGTCGCGATCTTGAGAGCGAGTTCGAGGGCGCGCTCTTCATCGACGACGGTGGCGACGATCTTCTCGAGCGCCTCGACGTATTCGGCGTTGCGCCCCGTGAGCTCGGCCAAACGGTCGCCGATCTGGAGCCACAGCGGCAGCTCCGGCTCGGTGGCGGCGACCTCGAGCGCACGACACATCGTGCCAAAGGCGCGCCCCGGGTCATTCAAGCTGTTCTCGGCCACCGACTCGGCCTGCGAATAGACCCGGAGCTTGCCCTCGGGCGTGTCCTCGTATTCGACCTCGATGTCGAGGACGCGGAGGACCTTCTGCCCATCGCCGTCACCCTCGTAGAGCGGCTTTAGGATGGCCGCCGCGTCGCGACGAGCGCCATCGTCGGCGAGGAGCGCCTCGAGCGCTTCGCGACTGGGCGCGTGCCTCGGGTCGAGGGTCAGGGCCTGGCGATACGCTTCGAGCGCGCCGGCGGTGTCGCCAAGCTGCGCCTTGCGCACCGCGCCGAGGCGAACCAACACAACGAGGCGCTCGTCGGTCGCTTCGGCGCGCGCCAACTCGGCCTCGAGCGTCTCCGCCAGCTCCGAGCTCTTGCCTTCCTTCTCGTAGAGCGACGCCAGCGCCTCGAGCCAGCGCTTCTCGGGCCCGAGCTCATCGACGAGCGCGCGAAACGCGAGGACTGCCTCGGCCACGTCGGCCAGTTTCTCGTGGAGCGTCGTCGCGATGCGCTCCATGAGCTCACGGCGCTCGGCATCGCTGCCGGCGCGCCGCTCGCGCGCGCGGAGCACGTCTACGAGAGCTCGCCACTCACCGACGCGGTCGTAGAGTCGGTCGAGCGAACGAAGCGCCTCCTCGTCGACGGGGTCTTCGTCGAGCCGTGCACGCCATGCGTCGATGGCGCCCTTTGGGTCGTCGAGGAGGTTCTCGGCGAGGACGCCGATGCGGCCGAAGAGCTTCCGGCGCACCTCGCCGTCGGCCTCGAGCTTCACCTCGGCGCGGAGGATCTTGACGAGCTCCGCGTTGTTGGAGCTCTCGACGTAGAGCCGTTCAAGGGAGCGTGCCGCCGGCAGCGCCAGGGCCGCGTCGTCGGGGTCGATCTCGAGGACCTCTCGGTAGACGGCTTCGGCGCTCTCGGGGCGAGACAAGTGCGTCTCGTAGACCTGCGCGAGCTCGCTCAAGATCTCCGCGCGCGGCTGCGGCGCCGCGGCCGCCTTTGCGGTCTCCGCGAGGACCCGCGCCAGCTCCTCGTAGGCGCCGGCCCGACGCGCCAAGTCGGCGAGCCGCTCGCGCGCATGCGCGTCATCGGGCGAGACCGGCAGGAGGCGGGCGTAGGCCTCAAAGGCCCCTTCGTTGAGGCGCTCGTCGCGCAGCTCGGCGACGCGCTGCATGAGCTCGCGGCGTTCCGCGTCGGGAGCGGTTTCAAGTCGCACCTCGAGCGCGCGCACAAGCCCCCGCGCATCATCGCGTGCCACATACACCTGTTCCAGCACGACGGCGGCGCGCGGCCTTAGCCCCGCGACGGAGAGGCACTGCTCGACGACGTCGCACGCCTCTTTGGCCAACGGGTCGGCCGTGAGGACCTCCTCCAGCGTGGCGAGCGCCCGCTCCGGCTGACCGATGTGCCGGTACATGATGACGCCGATGCGCTCCTTGAGGTGCAGCGCCTGCTCGCCCGCGAGGCGCCCAACACGCGCATCGAGGAGGGCCGCGAGGGCCGTCCAGTCGGCCATGGACGCGTAGAGAGAATCGAGCGCGCGGAAGGCTTGCTCGTGCTCCGGCGCGACCTCGAGGATGCGCCGGTAGTACTGAATGGCCTTGGCCTTGTCGCCGGTGATCTCCTCGGCCACAAGGGCGATCTCCGAGAGGAGCGACGCCTTCTCATCGGCCCCCGGCGCGGACTCCGAGGCGCGCTCGTAGAGTTCTTCGAGCGCCCCCCACTGCTCCTCGTTCGTGAGGATCTGCTTGAGTCGCAAGAACGCCCGCTCGTTGGTGGGCTCCTTCGCGAGGATCCGCGCGAGGTAGGGTTTTGCCCGGTTCGTATCGCCCACGGCCTCGACGAGCAACGTGGCGAGACGCTCGGCGAGGTCGAGCTCAACCTTGGCCGCGAGCCCCGACTCTCCCGTCTCCGGCAGCGCCGAAGCCAATGTCTCAACGAAGGCCTTGGTGCGGTGCGTCCGATTGGCCAACACGGCGAGCCGGTCCCAGAAGGACAGCTCGTTGGGAAACTCGGCGACGGCCCGCACGACGGTGTCGTAGGCGGCACCGAAATCGCCCATGCGCTCCTCGCGCACGGCGACCAAGCGACGGAACAGACTGAGCCGGTCGTCCTTGGAGCGCGCCGTGGCAACGAGGACCTCAAGCATCTCGGTCTGCTTGTCGAAGGCGCCGCGCTCACCGTAGATCCGCTCGAGCAACTGCGCCGCGTGGCCCCGCGTCTCGCCAACTTGGAGGAGCTCCTCGACGAGCTTTCGTGCGTCTTCGTCGTCCGGCACAAGGTCGAGCGCGCGCTCGGCGGCGCCCAACGCCGCCTCGGGCTTCTTGAGCGACAGCTCCAGGCGCGCGATCTCGACCTCGAGGCGCGCGCGTTCGCTGCCTTCGGCCCGGTCGCGCTCTTTGGCCACGGCAACGACGGCCCCTTCCGCGTCTCCGCTGGAGCGAAGAAGCCGCGCGAGGGCACGCAGCGACCGAGCGTCGTCGGGCGCCTCGTCGGTGATGCGTCGATGAAGCTTGATGGCCTCCGCCGGCGACTCGAAGACGTCTTCCTCGAGCGTGGCCCATTCACGAAGGAGCTCGAGCTTGCGCTCGTCCCCTTCCCGACTGAGACGGAGCTCGAAGAGCTCGCGAAGTTCGTCCTTCTTCCCGGCGGCCCTAAGGGCCCGGTCCAGAGTCTCGACGGTCTCGGCGTCGGAGGGGTCCTCCACGACGAGATTCTTGTAGAGCGCAACGGCTTCGTCGACGCGATCGAGCTCGCTCGCGAGGATCGCCGCGACCTTGCGCGTGAGCGTGCGACGGTCCGCCCCCGCAGCGCCTTCGATCTCCGTGCGAAGCACCGACACGAGCCCCTCATAGTCGGAGGCTGCGCGGGCGGCGGCTTCGAGCTTGTCGAGGGCCCCCGCCTGCCCCCGCTCGATGGCGAAGGCCTTGCGTGCGTAATCGAAGGCGGCGGCGCGGTCGCCCAGCTCGCCGCCGGTGACCCGCATCAACTTGCCGAGCAGCTCGAGCTTTTCGTCGTCCGTGTTCGCGTGGGCGAGGCGCACCTCATAGAGCGCGGGCAGACGGGCCCACTTCTCTTCTTTCTCGTAGATCGGCAGGAGCGCCGCGGCGGCCCTTTGGTCATCGGGCCGGACGCCGAGGACACGCTCGTAGGCGCGAAAGGCGCGCTCCGGCGCGCCGATGCGCTCCGCGTAGACGGCGGCGGCGCGGAACGAAAGGTCGACCTTGGCTGTCGGGTCCGTGGCCTTGTCGGCCGCCGCCGAGAGGACCTCGGCGAGCCCCTCCCAGTCGTTGGCCGCGCCGTAGAGCTCGCTGAGAGCGTCGTATTCGCCTGCGTGCAGGTACGCGTCGCGCAAGACGCGAAGCGCCTTCGCGTTGCCGGGCGAGAGTTCGAGCACGCGGCGCCACGTGCGGAGCGCGCCTTCGGGGCTCGCGAGCCGATCCGAATAGACGGCGCCCAGCTTCTGCAGCGTTTGGAGCTTCTGCGCCAAATCGCCGCGATGCTCCACGCGAGCTTCGAGGACATCGGCCAACGCGCGGTAGTCCTTCTCGCGCTCGGCGAGCTTCTCCAGCGCGTCGGCGACGGCGCTGTCGGTGGGGTCGAGGGCAAGCACCTCGCGATACAACTTGAGCGCGTCGCCGGCGCGATCGAGCCGCTCCGCAGCGAGCTTCGCCATCTCCATGAGCGTCGCGCGCTTCGCGCTCTCGGTCTGGCGCTCCGCTTCGCCGGCCAGGAGATCGTAGAGCGGCCGATAGGCTCGACGCTTCGTATAGAGGTCCTTGAGCTTTAGGGTGGCCTCGGCGTCGCCGGGCGCCGCCGACAGCAGTTTCTCGAAGGCCTCCACGGCGTTCTGCACGTTGGAGAATTGGTCGAGCCAGCGGCGAGCCACGGAACGGAACAGCTCGGCCTTCTTCTCGGCGGAGGCTTCGACCTCCGCAAGCTTCGTCTGAACCGTGAGCAGATCGCGGAAGCGGCCAAGCGCTTCGTAGACGCGAGCGAGGTCGCGAAGCGCCTCGACGTCGGTGGGATCGAACGCCACGATCTGCGTGAGGATCGTCACCAGCACCGCGTCGTTCTTCAGGTGCTCGCGGTACACGGCGGCGAGCTCGTGAAGGACCGGCTGCCGTTGCTCCTTGGCGTCGGCGGGCGTGCGCTCCAGCTCACCGCGCAGGACGTCGGCGAGGAGCGCGTGTTGACCCGTCTGACGGTAGAGGCGTTTGAGCGAGTCGCGCGCCTGCTTGTTCATCGGATCCTGGCGCAGCACCGCCTTCCACTGGTCGATGGCCTTGGCGGAGCTTTGTCCCTCCTCCGCCATGCCGGCGACCTCCGCGGCCACGCTCGCCTTGTCCGCGCCATCGGGCATGACGCGAAGCGCGTCGGACAAAATCTGCGCGAGCTTGGCTGTCTCACCTCGGTTCTTACAGAGCTCGCGAAAGAACGCGACGAGCCCCGGGTGGCCCGGGTCGATGGCCCGCAGTCGATCAAAATACGGCTCCGCCGCCGCCGGCTGGCCCCGCATCTTCCAATGGACCATGCCCACCTGGAGGAGGAGGGGTCCTTCGGAGCCCGACGGAACGTTGCCGCTCGCGAGCTGCTCGTCGTAGAGCGCCGCGAGCCGGTCCCAGTCTTCGGTCTTCGTGAAATGGTCAACGAGCGAACTGGTGGCCTCCCGATGCCCCGGGTCGAGGTCGATGACCTGTTCGTACGCGGTGGCGGCCTTCGTCGCGTCCGCCAGCTTGTGTCGATAGAGGCGCCCAAGACGCAAGAGGGCCGCGACCTTGTCTTCCTTGCCCGACGCCTCGCGCGCGATACGCTCGAGGGTCTCGGCGAGGGCCTTGAAGTCACCTAGCGAGCGATAAACGATCTCGAGGAGCGACAGCGCGCGTCGGTTACGCGGGTCAAGCTCGAGCGTCTTCTGAAGCTCCGCGGTGACCTTGTTGAGCAGCGCTTCGAGCTTCTTGGGTTGAGCTTTGCCGGCGCTGCCGTCGAGGGCCGGCTTGCCGTAGCGGTAGGCGATCTCGGCGGCGCTCACGAGCAGCGACGCCTTCAGCGACGGCTCCTCGGCGCCCTTGGCCTCCTCGCGATAGCGAGAGACGATCTCCGTCCACTTGCTCCGCTTGACCTCGCTCCGCTCGAGCGCCTCTAGGGCCTCCGCGTGACCCGGTGAAAGCTCAAGCAACCGAGCCCAGGCGTGGGCGGCGCCGGACTCGTCGAGCACCTCAAGGTCGAGCACGCGCGCCAGATCTTCGAGTCGCTTCGCCTCGTGCGGTGTGCCGGCCGCGAGGGTGACCTCGTGGCGCAGGAGACGGGCAACGGCATCGTGCTCGCGACGTCGCTCGTGGGCGCGTCGCGCTTCGAGGACAAGCTCGCGCGCCTCCGCGGTGGGAGCGCCAGCGGCGAGCTCGCCATCGAGGCGCGTCCACGCGTCGTCGGACTCGGGGTCATCTTGGAGCAGCGCCAGCAGCGTGCGGAGGTTCGTCTCGCTCATCGATCGTCGCTCGGTCCGTTCGTCGTTCGGGTCGTTGCGGTTCGCGATCCCGGTGCGGGACGCGGACCTGGTCGGAGCCAGCCTCCTAGGAGGCCGATCGCCATCAAAACCCCGCGAGAACAGCCAGAAAAATCCGCCGCGGGGGAGGCCATGCTACGAGTCTGCCCCGAGGACTGCAAGGGTCGGAACGAGGGCTCCGAGCCACGTCATTTCAGGGAAAAGTGCGGGTATGCTGACGCGCCCCCTTGAGATCCCCCGCCGCCACCGCCCCACCTTCCTCACCGGCGTCCGCCGCTGCGCCGCCGGTGGCGAGCGTCGCTCCCTCGGGCCCTCCCGGTCGCGTCAAGGTGAGCGGGGCAGGCCTTGGCGTCGTCGTTAACGCCAACGCGAAACGTGGCGGCCGTCGCATCGCCGTTGAGCTCGGGCGCGCCCTACCCGGTGCGCGCGTCCGCCTCACCCGCTCCGCCGACGAACTGGATGCCTACTTGCGCTCGCTCTTGCGCGATGGCGAGCCGCGACCGCGGTGCATCCTCGCGGCCGGCGGCGACGGCACGGCCATCGCGCTCGTCAACGCCCTCCGTCGCGTCCTCCCAGAAGACGAGCCCTACCCCGCCATTGGGCTCCTACCGCTCGGTACGGGCAACGCCTGGGCGCACGCGGCGGGCGCCCTCAAGCTCGGCCTGGCGGTGCGGCAGTTGAGGGATCACGCGAGCGCCGTCCCGACACGGCGCTTCGGCCTCATCGAGTGCGAAGGCATCTTGACGACGTTCGCTGGCTGCGGCTGGGACGCGGAGGTGCTCAACGACTACCGCGCGCAGGTTGAGGCGGCGAAAGGTCCGTCGCGGCGGCTCGCGAAGACGGTCTACGGCTACCTCAGCGCCATGGTGCTGCGCACGGTTCCGAAGACCCTCGTGAACGGGCGGCCCACGGTCCTCGTCGAGAACCTCGGCCCCACGGTCCATCGCGTGGACGCCGGTGGCCGCGTCGTCTTGATGGATGGCGTGGGCCGCGGCTCGGTCCTCTACGAGGGCCCCTCCGGCGTCGCCGGCTGCGCGACGTGCCCCGAGTTCGGCTACCAGTTTCGGGCCTACCCGTTCGCGGAGCGCATGCCCGGCGCCTTCAACATCCGCATCTTCGAGACGCCGCCCCTCGAGGCGGTGCGTTCGATTCCGCGCCTCTGGCGCGGGGACCGCGTCCGGGGCATGCACGATTGGTTTGCAACCGAGGTGCGC contains the following coding sequences:
- a CDS encoding diacylglycerol kinase, which codes for MRSPAATAPPSSPASAAAPPVASVAPSGPPGRVKVSGAGLGVVVNANAKRGGRRIAVELGRALPGARVRLTRSADELDAYLRSLLRDGEPRPRCILAAGGDGTAIALVNALRRVLPEDEPYPAIGLLPLGTGNAWAHAAGALKLGLAVRQLRDHASAVPTRRFGLIECEGILTTFAGCGWDAEVLNDYRAQVEAAKGPSRRLAKTVYGYLSAMVLRTVPKTLVNGRPTVLVENLGPTVHRVDAGGRVVLMDGVGRGSVLYEGPSGVAGCATCPEFGYQFRAYPFAERMPGAFNIRIFETPPLEAVRSIPRLWRGDRVRGMHDWFATEVRMTFSRPVPLQIAGDAVGFRQSVDYRMHPRHVDVLDWRAMG
- a CDS encoding tetratricopeptide repeat protein; protein product: MSETNLRTLLALLQDDPESDDAWTRLDGELAAGAPTAEARELVLEARRAHERRREHDAVARLLRHEVTLAAGTPHEAKRLEDLARVLDLEVLDESGAAHAWARLLELSPGHAEALEALERSEVKRSKWTEIVSRYREEAKGAEEPSLKASLLVSAAEIAYRYGKPALDGSAGKAQPKKLEALLNKVTAELQKTLELDPRNRRALSLLEIVYRSLGDFKALAETLERIAREASGKEDKVAALLRLGRLYRHKLADATKAATAYEQVIDLDPGHREATSSLVDHFTKTEDWDRLAALYDEQLASGNVPSGSEGPLLLQVGMVHWKMRGQPAAAEPYFDRLRAIDPGHPGLVAFFRELCKNRGETAKLAQILSDALRVMPDGADKASVAAEVAGMAEEGQSSAKAIDQWKAVLRQDPMNKQARDSLKRLYRQTGQHALLADVLRGELERTPADAKEQRQPVLHELAAVYREHLKNDAVLVTILTQIVAFDPTDVEALRDLARVYEALGRFRDLLTVQTKLAEVEASAEKKAELFRSVARRWLDQFSNVQNAVEAFEKLLSAAPGDAEATLKLKDLYTKRRAYRPLYDLLAGEAERQTESAKRATLMEMAKLAAERLDRAGDALKLYREVLALDPTDSAVADALEKLAEREKDYRALADVLEARVEHRGDLAQKLQTLQKLGAVYSDRLASPEGALRTWRRVLELSPGNAKALRVLRDAYLHAGEYDALSELYGAANDWEGLAEVLSAAADKATDPTAKVDLSFRAAAVYAERIGAPERAFRAYERVLGVRPDDQRAAAALLPIYEKEEKWARLPALYEVRLAHANTDDEKLELLGKLMRVTGGELGDRAAAFDYARKAFAIERGQAGALDKLEAAARAASDYEGLVSVLRTEIEGAAGADRRTLTRKVAAILASELDRVDEAVALYKNLVVEDPSDAETVETLDRALRAAGKKDELRELFELRLSREGDERKLELLREWATLEEDVFESPAEAIKLHRRITDEAPDDARSLRALARLLRSSGDAEGAVVAVAKERDRAEGSERARLEVEIARLELSLKKPEAALGAAERALDLVPDDEDARKLVEELLQVGETRGHAAQLLERIYGERGAFDKQTEMLEVLVATARSKDDRLSLFRRLVAVREERMGDFGAAYDTVVRAVAEFPNELSFWDRLAVLANRTHRTKAFVETLASALPETGESGLAAKVELDLAERLATLLVEAVGDTNRAKPYLARILAKEPTNERAFLRLKQILTNEEQWGALEELYERASESAPGADEKASLLSEIALVAEEITGDKAKAIQYYRRILEVAPEHEQAFRALDSLYASMADWTALAALLDARVGRLAGEQALHLKERIGVIMYRHIGQPERALATLEEVLTADPLAKEACDVVEQCLSVAGLRPRAAVVLEQVYVARDDARGLVRALEVRLETAPDAERRELMQRVAELRDERLNEGAFEAYARLLPVSPDDAHARERLADLARRAGAYEELARVLAETAKAAAAPQPRAEILSELAQVYETHLSRPESAEAVYREVLEIDPDDAALALPAARSLERLYVESSNNAELVKILRAEVKLEADGEVRRKLFGRIGVLAENLLDDPKGAIDAWRARLDEDPVDEEALRSLDRLYDRVGEWRALVDVLRARERRAGSDAERRELMERIATTLHEKLADVAEAVLAFRALVDELGPEKRWLEALASLYEKEGKSSELAETLEAELARAEATDERLVVLVRLGAVRKAQLGDTAGALEAYRQALTLDPRHAPSREALEALLADDGARRDAAAILKPLYEGDGDGQKVLRVLDIEVEYEDTPEGKLRVYSQAESVAENSLNDPGRAFGTMCRALEVAATEPELPLWLQIGDRLAELTGRNAEYVEALEKIVATVVDEERALELALKIATMARAKLADAGRARTYYRRALELRADESEALSALETIYEESGEHPALLDVLRRRAATATSDADKKRLLFKEARLLEGTLSDVPAAIDVYQAIVDLTPEADAFAALERLLTQTERWDDLVAIYERQIGLGPAAERRATLHFGLGQVLQTKLSDAERAFDQYEQALRLDGQHAATVSALEALMATPEHAFRAASILEDVYMARLDWRKVMATIEARLAVSDEASERVELLRRLAKLHEEQEENYAAALDTTAKLLAENIGDEETWEELERLSRVASAEARLGEIYAGELAKHESDDAATARLSMRTGEIFEGQKDPERALAFYRRAYRFDPADGAKAFGAIDRVLIALGSSEDRVALYRSALEHQSEPEARLATLHTIATIQEDSLKDDAAAIDSHRAALEVEDTDTASLDALSRLYRRARRFTDLAELFRRRAEMSAAPDEEAAFRLELAQVLEEHLSDVSSAIGEYQNTYDVAPTSSHGESAVRALERLLQNAEHKARVVGILSPIYEKSDDWRRLVTIADEKLRIAETDGERVSVLRDAARLWEAQGKDTGKAFEAVRDAFVLDPEDGESRSELDRLAEATKRWDDLAAAYERGIERTEALSKKELLSSLAKVHDKRRDDPRRALDAWARLFSLDESDMAPLEEMDALATLLSDWSVLVRVLAKRAELVGDDEERASLWRRVGEARRDMLDDATGAITAYERALELEPQSAYTLDNLIPLYEGKNEAAKLVDLYQRRVELCGEDDEGLRFQLHLDAAQRYEEGLGDRREAIAQLVLANDVRSDDDVVRRLGVLYEQEKLWSELLENLRLQAGRSSDGAVKATLRKRAAGLMAKELEDPAGAVQAYREVLDAGVDDEAVAALFALGRAVEELRADVVDVLEPVLRASSRHGELMDALEMRLHAQTEPMERARTLREVARLASTDVNDMERAEKALLRALSEDATSDDVHRELEAVAERRGMEAWKRYADALAERAAATLEAPVAADLYARLGAVAETRTEELERAARAYASAADQGGDGEATLVALDRLYGRIGDAKALAGVLERRVSAEVDASKQAELLFRLGSLQKEKFGDAPLALATFRTALDRSQEHEGSRAALEGLLPDHELFADAAEALEAVYRATGRMTELASLYEKKVERSEGGDRIRARLDLARIVEDEVKDPARAQRTLEAALREDVADADVLAELERLATATSSWTEAAAALADGLAKISPSSSSRGELWTKLATWRRDRLSDRPGAEQALVEALAVDPENGELLQRLEELRRAPGRERELVDTLRARAKVEHDLTERRRLLRDAKEIAETVLRDAAIVEATLRAVLADDENDTWALLELARVREEAGDAKEVVELLSRLAHAEADAEQVAMVRHRLAKLLVDKLEDLPRAIKVYETLVDDRPADDEAAEALRKHLGAMGRQRDLAELLRKLVDRATAKDKRVALRLDLAKLEEQLGDRDQAADTYRAVLDDEPDHAECVFALSQLLEKDGRDEELAELMNAQIARAKERGDVAGELALEVRLGEMFESRLKDPERALDAFEAVLSREPKHEGALQAVARIAEAQGDVGRAAGALKTLVEASSGESGIALALRLADALAKQGDLAGEEAALRKAISLDPEAAKPRERLRSLLEKDARHADVAALFVEEADVVTARHPDVVVAAPIAMPADTRGSIRPGAASMPPPPPVAEPLGRVIKLLRSAADVHLTARKAPGDALPLLERAATLVPHDRELLLLLCDTYSSEGRDRDAAVVLERIIASFGSRRTKELSVYHHRLGQTLAKLGDRNMAIEQFDMAFRIDPGSVVVLRDLGTLALESDDLERAQKSFRALLLQRLDDAAGISKGEVFYYLGEISARQGDKTKALQMFERAVESEPKLDRARARLTELKAT